A region from the Acyrthosiphon pisum isolate AL4f chromosome A1, pea_aphid_22Mar2018_4r6ur, whole genome shotgun sequence genome encodes:
- the LOC100166853 gene encoding E3 ubiquitin-protein ligase UBR5 isoform X4: MSSLQFIVHPAPGTDDQLNDRFKEVSERLNRSILGNTSSYPVLSNIKSPIKQIVVGPYHIGLLFEDGRVARIPFTVLAERLDLSRSTGDANKLPSKSSSGNLSSATRHLTRRARIMRSGTFRGTSRSSGSGVIMSSGSSSGRPVMPAQFVPEELVAQAQVVLQGKSRNLIIRELQRTNLDVNLAVNNLLSRDDEEGDGEIEEVNGPGGDSYVPEDLMSLLDGGGFHSDHSVIIDADAIFSEDMFSYSSSRRPMLTFRRSGARRLGERDRVSNSANDSTSSDRNSGPSDRDSFTRWRDRHCYGQQQHRQRQQQWLEGALRDSAWDKDTDSKKKDSNVGPYEFSADSKKKDSNTGNPLWLSNDAEYWPEPNVKFIQIAAIHSELIALSAGGQLYQWKWEDADPYKTLDNNVHHPKTNALGLTNEKVVLLSGTIIRVSVVTESNKVATWMDESLTHAATASKLEHPAQLYSEFVVDHIISIHTCPLYTLARLESGALYWWGVLPFNQRRKIWDKYRTKARKQKTNNLNSDIIVGSQVCMKNSPLYQPGAIGITLYGGEPKIGQLLNSAWTYADVCRFQILTPPQIFQSQNINSSSSKSCSPIEKSKETADRIDMPPPPSPASSTCSETGSTVQSSKRTKRVTMKGLEDDKNIEEDWPLKDVVFVEDQKSLPIGRVVHVDGSYAAVKFPCVSKDIISGIFPKDKEPNVAANDDVVTNIIKMLDQNEVRLMKKDDLQVCKVAVASKVPDCFQRTPRRINIPTDNGNQILTLTIDGQGVHAIVKNGSKISYIKFNVTSGKIEQDSPFPVDASALIGLNPDNMQIICTAESKDNICILRDGNRTIYPLAKDSTDSMREPQWLDLGPVRCMGIGSYTVTSPHVKAVAAIIVLDVEQQILMSRILKPNLESVKLLIQQLSLELDNGVLLSQILAERCDGNRNLLHACVSVCAPISNKELEEGDNVPNQPNSNVDTLNVIQKAFGVRSSFSLREMMRRASAAVRSSTTNNSSDSEPMEMNDEAPPPGTIPEPWHEPVNATTQSNNPVLPNEEETIQPTPPINPNTERRNNALAILRLLCESNVFSPHLLDLLTAKDAQGLTPFMLAVTVRAYPAAIILLDTIHRVVSKVVLPPNIFEMQGTSVMEQEHAIKNVMSAWRSSVAGTGSTPSSNKGPPEIAPQPVPLFKNSPVGNFELPPYWSLSSSSGLSQSQPPPPPPPTVPIPPQSNDFSKGFFPIPPPPPPFTIYKTHTWYTDRSFYRDGDSERILKAKEVLASMVYPTGSNPDYSPLHVICCNDTCSFTWTGAEHINQDIFECRTCGLTGSLCCCTECARVCHRGHDCKLKRTSPTAYCDCWEKCRCKALVQGHQASRSQLLNRLINETDLVTHYNSRGESILLFLVQTVGRQSNEQRQYSRSSRQRAASRKTPSSDIEMDMPDHDLEPPRFSRKALERLLNDWPAVKAMIMSGVKNESESKLPTDQPYLKNQSGTTFLDKFMHCLLFKCNAEVITNSYLMVDALVATIFKELHNPLSNSVEVNSIARRFIRSVIRVFVVYSVELAPQNNKRRMLGNLSSPFARARRIFQSMMKLSIEELCETAESLIAPVRLGVARPTAPFTLSTNSNPDIQSYEEIFFVEPMAPNNMNLSDQIEGANVHRQSQNDQPPIDIELEDEMADNNDGEGSDPEDVMGSVLENHVRLGPNGISDSNQQGPVDPESDTEDMLVETDSDSDQSNQDGGGQRSVQTGATAGSDTDDESGESTQQEDGEESEAGETDELDAEEFLVSEDQLERRATTSGQGHRTNLAPQSMQWAIRNRDTATRTATGFRVASGNSLVFIDPTSLRRSAVAAVSNSTNNSGNGNNNAAAAAAAAVASAAAGLNDSITMATTASSLARAFAVVIRQIADLLVTSINDPPSLPVIPVRITAQDTSNLQIIIEKSLKPTWDWLMAIMDSTEAQLRFGASLTQSSDPQHPRHPLHSTTTTNTTNSIPTTSSGIGATSNNNPAVEPRREFISYCLSLMRAHSNEHGDSLPVLDVSSLKHVAYVLDALVYYMRADTAAVNCQSISPPAILSDPSDPSDPWVLDQQDENDNEENDEEINTTVPIINQTSSPRFVDMDSGTRGRRHAFFQRSDSTLCLGCPPPDPFETPMTQAMPLADQPHLLQPNARKEDMFGSPKLTAPLDGSLEGLPSRLSLSSRSDNGSEQLPKEHERKRQDTEPEDLSIRANVVANEIPEFFNLGDESDTSQPTPESEMTKRDRDLIIVPTSTFSDTTSPMLKSVIVRAPSGGTPSTSSSSAQVKPNPDVDDSHNSFSNNDTVKPMNKGSRLGESVSHDLLLGRWRLTLDLFGRVFMEDVGLEPGSVVSELGGFPVKEAKFRRDMEKLRNQQNRDLTLSKLERDRNQLILMTFKELNNQYNSYHRRTSSTHPCLAVNRVKVTFKDEPGEGSGVARSFYTALAEALLSCDKLPNLESVQVGGRYSQYTVLQRLRNRERTESPRIRHAGPLSPRVPSRRSERSDREQRRTLSVDARSFVPNSGSSDANPNSHLTPHQQQLGERLYPKVVQIRPSLASKITGMLLELSPAQLLTLLASEEALRMRVNEAIALLMQTVEMSSLVDVSHPLPPADSLLEDVDLFLSLSEQHGSKSAPPAKENIAEENVTEENLDDNTPLFYCPGKQGFYSPRQGKSSYERLNAFRNTGRLIGLCLLQNELCPMYFNRHVLKVILGRSIRFHDLAFFDPVMYESLRQLVLDAESKDKESLFSALDLNFSIDLSQEEGGGSVELVSCGVDIEVTPSNVYDYVRRYAEFRMFKTQQKAFFALRSGVFDVIPESSLDGLTAEDLRLLLNGVGDINVPLLISYTSFNDESGLATSDRQIKFKRWLWSIVDKMTPSERQDLVYFWTGSPALPASEEGFQPMPSVTMRPADDSHLPTANTCISRLYIPLYSSRTILRHKLLIAIKTKHFGFV, translated from the exons gtTCAAAGAAGTTTCAGAACGTTTAAATAGAAGTATTTTAGGCAATACATCTTCTTATCCTGTTCTGTCAAACATCAAATCCCCAATCAAACAAATTGTAGTAGGACCATATCATATTGGTTTATTATTTGAAGATGGACGAGTGGCTCGAATTCCATTTACAGTACTTGCTGAAAGATTGGACTTGTCCAGATCTACCGGAGATGCAAATAAGTTGCCTTCCAAGTCCAGCA GTGGAAATTTAAGTTCTGCCACTCGTCATCTCACTCGACGAGCTCGTATAATGAGATCAGGAACATTCCGTGGAACTTCAAG GTCATCTGGTAGTGGTGTGATAATGAGCAGTGGTTCATCAAGTGGACGTCCAGTTATGCCAGCTCAATTTGTTCCTGAAGAACTTGTAGCTCAAGCACAAGTTGTGTTGCAAGGTAAAAgtcgaaatttaataatacgtgAACTTCAGCGAACAAATTTGGACGTGAATCTGGCTGTGAACAACCTTTTATCACGTGATGATGAAGAAGGTGATGGAGAAATTGAAGAAGTCAATGGGCCTGGAGGAGACTCTTATGTTCCTGAAGACTTGATGTCTTTATTAGATGGTGGAGGATTTCATTCAGACCATTCCGTCATTATTGATGCTGATGCAATTTTCTCTGAAGATATGTTTTCATATTCTTCATCTAGAAG ACCCATGTTGACATTTCGTAGGAGTGGTGCTAGAAGGTTAGGTGAACGTGATCGTGTAAGCAATAGTGCAAATGACAGTACATCCAGTGATCGTAATTCAGGACCAAGTGATCGAGACAGTTTTACTAGATGGAGAGATCGTCATTGTTATGGACAGCAACAACATCGTCAAAGACAACAACAGTGGCTTGAAGGAGCACTACGTGATTCAGCATGGGATAAAGATAcag aCTCTAAAAAGAAGGACTCTAACGTTGGACCTTATGAATTTTCCGCAGACTCTAAAAAAAAGGATAGTAATACTGGAAATCCTTTGTGGTTGTCAAATGATGCAGAATATTGGCCAGAAccaaatgtaaaatttattcaaattgctGCAATCCACTCTGAATTAATTGCCCTGTCTGCTGGAGGACAACTTTATCAATGGAAATGGGAGGATGCTGATCCGTATAAGACTTTAGAc aaCAATGTTCATCATCCAAAGACTAATGCTCTTGGTTTAACTAATGAAAAAGTAGTTCTTCTTTCGGGTACTATTATACGAGTTTCTGTTGTAACCGAATCTAATAAAGTAGCTACATGGATGGATGAAAGTCTTACTCATGCTGCTACTGCTTCTAAACTTGAACATCCAGCTCAGCTTTACTCTGAATTTGTTGTTGATCATATCATTTCTATCCATACTTGTCCTCTGTATACTCTAGCGCGTTTGGAAAGTGGAGCACTTTATTGGTg gGGAGTATTACCATTTAACCAAAGACGTAAAATATGGGATAAATACCGCACTAAAGccagaaaacaaaaaacaaacaatcTAAATTCTGATATTATTGTTGGAAGTCAAGTTTGTATGAAAAACAGTCCACTTTATCAGCCAGGAGCTATtg GTATAACTTTATATGGCGGTGAACCTAAAATAGgtcaattattaaattctgCCTGGACATATGCTGATGTTTGcagatttcaaattttgacaccACCTCAGATATTTCAGtctcaaaatattaatagtagttCCTCTAAATCATGCTCACCTATTGAAAAAAGTAAAGAGACTGCCGATAGAATTGACATGCCACCACCTCCTTCTCCAGCATCTAGTACTTGTAGTGAAACAGGAAGCACTGTTCAAAGTTCAA AGAGAACCAAAAGAGTGACAATGAAAGGTCTTGaagatgataaaaatattgaagaagATTGGCCATTAAAAGATGTTGTATTTGTTGAAGACCAAAAGAGTTTGCCTATTG gCCGTGTGGTTCATGTGGACGGTTCATATGCGGCAGTTAAGTTTCCTTGTGTTTCAAAAGATATTATATCTGGAATATTTCCTAAAGATAAAGAACCAAATGTAGCTGCAAATGATGATGTAGTGACAAATATCATAAAGATGTTGGACCAAAATGAAGTTAGATTAATGAAAAAAGATGATCTACAG GTTTGTAAAGTGGCAGTTGCAAGTAAAGTGCCAGATTGTTTTCAGAGAACACCTAGaagaattaatatacctactgataaCGGAAATCAAATCCTGACTTTAACTATTGATGGCCAAG gTGTACATGCTATTGTAAAAAATGGTTCAAAAATcagttatataaaatttaatgtaactaGTGGAAAAATAGAGCAAGATAGTCCTTTTCCGGTTGATGCTAGTGCTTTAATTGGATTGAATCCTGATAATATGCAGATAATTTGTACTGctgaa AGCAaagacaatatatgtattttacgtGATGGTAATCGAACTATATACCCTCTGGCTAAGGATAGTACTGATTCAATGAGAGAGCCACAGTGGTTAGATTTGGGACCTGTACGTTGTATGGGTATTGGTTCATATACAGTTACTTCTCCTCACGTAAAAGCAGTTGCTGCCATCATAGTATTGGATGTAGAACAACAAATACTTATGTCCCGGATATTAAAGCCCAATCTTGAGTCTGTTAAATTGTTGATACAACAGTTATCACTTGAActtg acaATGGAGTCCTTTTATCACAAATTTTGGCAGAGCGATGCGATGGTAATCGTAATCTTTTACATGCTTGTGTTTCAGTCTGTGCTCCTATTTCAAATAAAGAACTAGaag aaggtGATAATGTACCAAATCAACCAAATTCCAATGTCGATACTTTGAATGTAATTCAAAAAGCATTTGGAGTACGATCATCATTTAGTTTACGAGAAATGATGAGACGAGCTTCAGCTGCTGTTAGATcaa GTACCACTAATAATTCATCTGACTCAGAACCAATGGAAATGAATGATGAAGCCCCACCACCAGGTACTATTCCTGAGCCATGGCATGAACCAGTTAATGCAACTACTCAGTCAAACAACCCTGTCTTACCAAATGAAGAAGAAACAATTCAACCTACGCCACCTATTAACCCAAATACTGAAAGAAGAAATAATGCATTGGCTATTTTACGACTTCTGTGTGAATCAAATGTATTTTCACCCCATCTACTGGATCTATTGACTGCTAA agatGCCCAAGGACTAACTCCGTTTATGTTAGCGGTGACTGTTAGAGCGTATCCTGCTGCTATTATTTTACTTGATACTATTCATCGTGTGGTTTCCAAAGTAGTACTACCACCAAATATATTTGAGATGCAAGGCACTTCAGTTATGGAACAAGAACATGCGATTAAAAATGTGATGAGTGCTTGGAGATCTTCAGTTGCTGGAACAGGATCCACTCCTAGTAGCAACAAAGGACCTCCAGAAATAGCTCCTCAACCAGTACCTTTGTTTAAGAATTCCCCAGTTGGTAACTTCGAATTACCACCCTATTGGTCATTATCTTCTTCATCTGGATTATCTCAGTCACAaccaccacctccaccaccGCCGACAGTACCAATACCACCACAATCGAATGATTTTTCTAAAG GATTTTTCCCTATTCCACCACCCCCACCaccatttacaatttacaagacACATACATGGTATACCGACAGATCATTTTATCGTGATGGTGATAGTGAGAGAATTCTTAAAGCTAAAGAAGTTTTAGCTTCCATGGTTTATCCTACTGGCTCTAATCCAGATTACAGTCCATTGCATGTTATTTGTTGCAATGATACTTGCAGTTTTACTTGGACTGGAGCTGAACATATTAAtcag GATATATTTGAATGTCGTACATGTGGCCTAACGGGATCATTATGCTGTTGTACGGAGTGTGCTCGGGTTTGTCACCGTGGCCATGACTGTAAATTGAAAAGAACATCTCCTACTGCATACTGTGATTGTTGGGAAAAATGTCGCTGTAAAGCTTTAGTACAAGGTCATCAAGCATCTAGATCACAGCTACTCAACAGATTAATTAATGAAACTGATTTAGTGACCCATTATAATTCAAG aggagaaagtatattattatttttggtacaaACGGTTGGTCGACAATCAAATGAACAACGCCAATATAGTAGATCATCCAGACAACGAGCTGCTTCTCGAAAAACACCGTCATCTGACATTG aAATGGATATGCCGGATCATGATTTAGAACCACCCCGATTTAGTCGTAAAGCATTAGAAAGATTACTAAATGATTGGCCTGCAGTAAAAGCTATGATAATGTCTGGAGTAAAGAATGAGTCCGAATCCAAATTACCAACTGACCaaccatatttaaaaaaccaGTCTGGTACTACATTCTTGGATAAGTTTATGcattgtttactttttaaatgtaatgcTGAAGTAATAACTAACTCATattta atGGTTGATGCCCTTGTTgcaacaatttttaaagaacTTCATAATCCATTAAGCAATTCAGTTGAAGTTAACTCAATAGCACGTCGTTTTATTAGATCTGTAATACGTGTATTCGTTGTTTATAGTGTTGAATTAGCGcctcaaaataataaacgacGAAT gctTGGAAATTTGTCCTCTCCATTTGCTCGTGCTAGACGTATTTTTCAATCAATGATGAAACTATCAATTGAAGAATTATGTGAAACAGCTGAAAGCTTAATTGCACCTGTTCGTCTTGGTGTCGCAAGACCTACTGCTCCGTTTACATTGTCTACTAATTCTAATCCAGATATACAG AGTTatgaagaaatattttttgttgagcCAATGGCACCAAATAACATGAATTTGTCCGATCAAATAGAAGGGGCTAATGTTCATAGACAATCCCAAAATGATCAACCCCCAATTGACATTGAACTTGAAGATGAAATGGCagaca ATAATGATGGTGAAGGTAGTGATCCGGAAGATGTAATGGGAAGTGTGCTTGAAAATCATGTTCGATTGGGGCCAAATGGTATTTCTGATTCTAATCAGCAAGGTCCAGTTGACCCAGAATCTGATACAGAAGATATGTTAGTTGAAACAGATTCAGATTCTGATCAAAGTAATCAAGATGGTGGTGGACAAAGAAGTGTTCAAACAGGGGCTACTGCGGGATCTGATACTGATGATGAATCAGGAGAGTCTACTCAACAAGAAGATGGAGAAGAATCTGAAGCCGGAGAAACTGATGAATTGGATGCTGAAGAATTTCTCGTGTCTGAAGATCAATTAGAAAGAAGAgc tacaACTTCTGGACAAGGACATAGAACTAATTTAGCGCCACAATCAATGCAATGGGCAATAAGAAACCGCGATACTGCCACACGAACCGCAAcag ggTTTAGAGTTGCTTCTGGAAATTCATTAGTATTCATAGATCCTACATCATTGAGGCGGTCTGCTGTAGCTGCAGTTAGTAATAGTACCAATAATTCTGGTAATGGAAACAATaatgcagcagcagcagctgcAGCTGCAGTTGCTTCTGCAGCAGCTGGTCTTAATGATTCAATCACAATGGCGACGACTGCTTCTAGCTTAGCTAGAGCGTTTGCAGTAGTCATACGACAAATTGCTGATTTATTAGTTACATCCATAAATGATCCACCATCATTACCAGTAATACCAGTGCGTATAACAGCACAAGATACTAGTAATTTACag ataataattgaGAAGTCACTTAAACCTACTTGGGATTGGTTAATGGCAATAATGGATTCAACTGAAGCACAACTTAGGTTTGGTGCTTCACTCACTCAATCGTCTGATCCACAACATCCAAGACATCCCCTACATTCAACAACTACTACTAATACTACAAATTCAATACCTACTACATCGTCCGGGATag gtgcaactagtaataataatccGGCAGTTGAACCTCGGCGTGAATTTATATCATACTGTTTATCTCTAATGCGTGCTCACAGTAATGAGCATGGAGATTCTTTACCAGTATTGGATGTTTCATCTTTAAAACACGTTGCTTATGTTTTGGATGCTTTAGTGTATTATATGAGGGCTGATACAGCTGCTGTTAATTGTCAATCTATAAGTCCACCTGCTATTTTATCAGATCCATCAGATCCTTCTGATCCTTGGGTTCTAGATCAACAG gatgaaaatgataatgaagaaaatgatgaagaaattaATACTACAGTACCAATAATCAATCAAACATCTAGTCCAAGATTTGTAGACATGGATTCTGGAACTAGAGGTCGACGTCATGCATTTTTCCAGCGATCAGATTCTACTTTATGTTTAGGATGTCCCCCACCAGATCCTTTTGAAACACCTATGACTCAAGCCATGCCATTAGCTGATCAACCACATTTGCTACAACCAAATGCACGCAAAGAAGACATGTTTGGCTCCCCAAAACTTActg CACCTTTAGATGGATCATTGGAAGGTCTGCCATCAAGGCTTAGTTTATCCAGTCGTAGCGATAATGGAAGTGAACAGTTACCCAAAGAACATGAAAGAAAAA GACAAGATACTGAACCAGAAGATCTCTCTATTCGTGCAAATGTGGTTGCAAATGAAATTCCTGAATTCTTTAATCTTGGTGATGAATCAGACACTTCACAACCAACCCctgaat CTGAAATGACGAAAAGAGATAGAGACTTAATAATTGTACCAACAAGTACTTTCTCTGATACTACATCACCTATGCTTAAAAGTGTAATTGTGAGAGCTCCTTCTGGCGGAACTCCATCCACTTct tcaAGTTCAGCACAAGTAAAACCAAATCCTGATGTGGATGACAGCCATaattcattttcaaataatgatacTGTTAAACCAATGAATAA GGGAAGTCGTTTAGGAGAGAGTGTTTCCCATGACTTATTGTTAGGTCGTTGGCGTTTGACATTAGATCTTTTTGGTCGTGTTTTTATGGAAGATGTAGGTTTGGAACCTGGATCTGTTGTATCTGAACTTGGGGGTTTCCCGGTTAAAGAAGCAAAGTTCCGCAGAGATATGGAAAAGTTGAGAAACCAGCAAAATCGAGATTTAACACTATCAAAA TTGGAACGTGATCGTAATCAATTGATTCTCATGACTTTCAAAGAATTAAACAATCAGTATAATTCTTATCACCGCAGAACATCTAGTACTCATCCCTGTCTTGCAGTCAATAGAGTAAAAGTAACATTTAAGGATGAACCCGGAGAAGGATCAGGGGTTGCCAGATCATTCTATACTGCCCTAGctgaa GCTCTTCTATCATGTGATAAATTGCCAAACCTTGAATCAGTTCAAGTTGGTGGTCGATACTCACAATATACTGTTCTACAACGTTTAAGAAATCGTGAGCGCACTGAATCTCCTCGAATAAGACATGCTGGTCCATTATCACCACGAGTGCCATCAAGACGGTCTGAGCGTAGTGATCGTGAACAACGCCGTACACTCTCTGTTGATGCACGTTCATTTGTTCCTAATTCTGGATCATCCGATGCTAATCCAAATTCTCATTTAACCCCTCACCAACAACAACTTGGTGAACGCCTGTatccaaaa gtTGTTCAAATTAGGCCAAGCTTGGCCAGCAAAATTACTGGAATGCTTTTAGAGTTATCACCTGCTCAACTACTTACATTATTAGCATCTGAAGAAGCTTTGAGAATGCGTGTGAATGAAGCTATTGCATTGCTAATGCAAACTGTTGAAATGTCATCTCTCGTTGATGTGTCTCATCCATTACCGCCTGCTGATAGTCTACTtg AAGATGTTGATTTGTTCTTAAGTCTTTCCGAACAACATGGTTCTAAATCTGCTCCACCTgcaaaagaaaatattgcaGAAGAAAATGTAACAGAAGAAAACTTGGATGATAACACACCATTATTTTATTGCCCTGGTAAACAAGGATTTTACTCGCCGCGACAAGGAAAATCTTCTTACGAACGTCTGAATGCATTCAGAAATACTGGGAG atTGATTGGACTATGTCTTTTACAAAATGAGTTGTGCCCAATGTATTTTAATCGCCATGTTCTTAAAGTGATACTTGGTAGATCCATAAGATTCCATGATCTAGCATTTTTTGATCCAGTCATGTATGAAAGTCTCAGACAACTTGTGTTAGATGCTGAATCAAAAGATAAAGAATCATTATTCTCAgctttagatttaaatttcag cATTGATCTTAGTCAAGAAGAAGGTGGTGGAAGTGTAGAATTGGTTAGTTGTGGTGTTGATATTGAAGTGACTCCGAGCAATGTTTATGATTATGTAAGAAGATATGCAGAGTTTAGAATGTTCAAAACTCAACAAAAAGCATTCTtt GCATTAAGATCTGGAGTATTTGATGTGATTCCTGAAAGTTCATTAGATGGTTTAACTGCTGAAGATTTGAGATTGCTGTTAAATGGAGTTGGTGATATTAATGTACCTTTGCTAATTTCATATACTAGTTTCAACGATGAGTCTGGTCTTGCCACTAGCGAtcgtcaaataaaatttaagcgTTGGTTGTGGTCTATTGTTGATAAAATGACTCCATCCGAAAGACAAGACTTG gTATATTTCTGGACCGGATCACCAGCGCTACCTGCATCTGAAGAAGGATTCCAGCCAATGCCTAGCGTCACCATGCGTCCTGCTGACGATTCACACTTGCCAACTGCCAACACGTGTATATCTAGATTGTATATACCACTATACAGCAGTCGTACTATACTTAGGCACAAACTATTGATTGCCATAAAAACTAAGCATTTTggatttgtttaa